DNA sequence from the Pomacea canaliculata isolate SZHN2017 linkage group LG7, ASM307304v1, whole genome shotgun sequence genome:
TGTGTcatgaagtttctttttttcattatctttttcatCTGCATTATTGGTTATGACATCAACACTTCTCTTAATTTCCGTTGTTTGTTTAAATCGTTAttttttgctgtcattttttgaaaatatttgtagtcTTCTATGACTACTTCATTACTAACAAAGTCTTTCTTCACAGTTACAATGGAACACGATGAGaaatcagcatcagcagccagTGCTCAAGGAGGATTAATTGGTGGCGTGGTTACAGCTGTggttgttgtcgttgtcattgcTGCCGCTGCCTTTGTGTACTTCATGAAACGACGAAAAAGTAAGTAAATTTGCATAAAGGATATGTGTAACGAATGCCAGCATACAACTGAGTTGTAAAGTGTGTGAAAAACTTTTACTTGCCGaatgttgtcttttttcattttttttaatgattatttcttCTGATACCGATtctttttatgaaattaatttgaAATCAAGATAAAGTTGTACAAATTATTTCCTCAAAAATATTCGTAGTAATTTCAGACACTCTCCGGTCCCATTACAGTTATTTCTTCAAAAGGATTCGTAGTAATTTCAGACACGTGCAATTTCCGTTCCCATTACAGATCACGTGATTTTTACTGTAGTTTTGTAGCTTGTATGATCCTCGTTCGTCTGTAATAAAAGTAGACAGGTTGTATGTCTCTCGGTATGTGTCGATACACTATAATTTGCCGCATTTTACTTGGACCTAAACCATGTgagtattaatttatttgttcatttaacCTTTATTCaacataaacagtaaacaagatCATTTTGCCGCCTCCTAAACCATTATTTTACTCATCATCACGCAACAACATCCTCTGCCTTCTATGTAAGATACAAAATGTGCAAGCCAAGTTTGACTAATGATATAAACATTGACTGATTAAGCAATGCTTGATTCTGTAGAAGCAGGAGAATCAGGAAAGGAGAGATGCATCATGGGATTCTCGCCTCACCTTCGTGAAGACCTTCACGGTACCACCAGGTTGTCGACGCTGTGTGCGGTGGTCAACAAACCCAGGACAGAGACAACTGTTGAGCACCATGCTTCACCATCAGACGATCTCTACACCAACGTTTGCACAACAAATGCTAATAAAGGCCAAGATGAATATGCAATGATCTGTAAAACTATTGAGAACAAAACGCGCAACAAAGAAAGTGATGGCGATGATCAAGTCAGGGAAGCTTCACACGAAGCAAGTCAgatgaaagaaacaataaaaccGATCATAATGGTCAACCCAGCTATACTAGGCAATGAAACGTTCCAGAAAACATCAGGTAACAACATGCAAAGCCATATTATTttctaagaaagaaaaaaacggtACGAAAAATATTATGAAAGTATCATGAGGAATGAgcaaatgcatttaaaatggttgtcatttttgtttaaaaacttcaCAATCACATGTGTAAACCCAATTGCCGAGTGATTGGAGTATCAAAAATCTACTTCCCGCAGCTGACTCGACTTCTTATCTCATAGGAACTTTAAGAGAAGGCAAAAAGGAATAGAAATCGTACCGCTCTCACCAAAGGTTCCACAAAATGTCAATTCTCTAATACAGAATTCCATACAGGTTACAGGAGTACTAGTATCTCTAATATCTACTGGTTGCTATTTAACAAAATGTATTCATCCACTcgttaatcattttatttacacatttccaGGATGACGAGCAGTGactatttttttccataattcTAAACTTCTGAATTCCAGAAACTATTTATGTCAATGTGACACAATATCCTACTGAATCTGGACTGGGAGTATATCATATAGTTCCTCATGCAAGAAATTGTGGATCCTCAACACTTGACGCCAacgtgagtttttttttttttgggttagTTAAGGtattaaacttgtttttgtcaTGTATGACATTTATAAAGATACCTATCTTCAATCTTACAAATTATAAACATACAATTgtaataaactttaattttcttaCAACTCAATTTTACTTTCATCTACCATATACagcttttttgtatgtttagatacaaaattttcaaatcatGAAGCCCTAATTGTTATTCGTAAGAAGTGagagaaatgtatttaattttacacATGTTAATGTTTGTTACAAACAGCTCTACTCTGCAGCAATAACATCAGACGATGAATATAATGTCCTTCATTTTGAAAAGGATCGGACAGGATTAGAAGACCAAGCCTCACCCTATAACCACCTCGAACAATCATAAAACTTTGCCGTGTTCCTTAGCTGACATAGTAAAACTCTAAATCGtcatttctttcagttttatgtGGACATAATTTTCTCCAGACTGCTAATGTCTAAAAATTactcttgaaaacaaaatgaaaacgaGTTTTAAAGGGATTAGGCCTGTTGACAGTTAGAAAACATTGTTAACTGCTAAGGTGACTCCCATTGTAATTACAACAAGGATGTCAGGAGTTATGATATT
Encoded proteins:
- the LOC112568579 gene encoding uncharacterized protein LOC112568579 isoform X3, translated to MAYNKRNYSRLSSHLTMQNFVDNNRMQIKSNRIVPESCSVEMSGWSVSGWCTLEWMNNHNMPNCTWRLLYQNKIQSLQGSTNSVGHDSQDYRRVKCSFVHKIPAEDGNYTYSISISSHPADQYSKTFQIEKPNNLKHNCPETVPEGSSINCTCYASRRGNPSAKIAWDGSNSENFVINNVTRKSNGAVGVCRLTWGNMNITALYTISISFTMEHDEKSASAASAQGGLIGGVVTAVVVVVVIAAAAFVYFMKRRKTMLDSVEAGESGKERCIMGFSPHLREDLHGTTRLSTLCAVVNKPRTETTVEHHASPSDDLYTNVCTTNANKGQDEYAMICKTIENKTRNKESDGDDQVREASHEASQMKETIKPIIMVNPAILGNETFQKTSETIYVNVTQYPTESGLGVYHIVPHARNCGSSTLDANLYSAAITSDDEYNVLHFEKDRTGLEDQASPYNHLEQS